DNA from Larimichthys crocea isolate SSNF chromosome XIII, L_crocea_2.0, whole genome shotgun sequence:
NNNNNNNNNNNNNNNNNNNNNNNNNNNNNNNNNNNNNNNNNNNNNNNNNNNNNNNNNNNNNNNNNNNNNNNNNNNNNNNNNNNNNNNNNNNNNNNNNNNNNNNNNNNNNNNNNNNNNNNNNCCTATagaaattattgttattattatttttatgctttaagttttgtttaaaaacagagatCCCAGTTTATGATGCGTTTAAAAACCGGGTAAAGGGTTCAACCAACAATGCAAGTcgaaaaaatatacataaattaGAGTTTTTCTTAGCCTCGGACAAAGCTACAGATAATATTGGTGAATAtaagagatattttaaaatgttaatattctTTGTGAGATTCGAtctaaattgttttcttttagtctCAAACATTGTGAGGGTGTAACAGAGACAGGGAAACCTCTCGCTGGCTGAAATCAAAATATCAACACGTCAGACTCATTTCAGTCCTCCTTAGGACCGCTGCTGGTCCTCGGACTCCATTTTGGGAACCTCTAATTTAACCCTAGATGGAAGCTCAGCCAAAGCcagtccattaaaaaaaaaaaaaaaaagcagcctggGGCAGAAACAACACATCACCGGCTCACAATCTTCCATTCATCAAGCCTGATTTTCTCTCAGCCATTAATTCCACCCAAACGAATGGACTCAAAGCAagaggcagattttttttttttttttttttagcagcacAGATGTCAGGCAGACAGTGAACTCACCGCAGCAGCATTAtggattcaaataaaaaaacatttagcctGGACGTTGGAAAAAAGCTGTTTAATATCAACcccattatttaaaaatgtgcaagtCCGTTGTTCATGTGTCAAGTGATGAAACACCTACAGGCGTTTATCACCTCTGCTTTATCTACCCCAAGTTCATCCAGTGAATATGACAGAGCCTATATCCCCCCAAATAACCCCAAACCACTGGTTTAACAagcaatgaaacaaaaacaacaagaaaacagcgTCGGATTGCTACAGGTCTACATCCCACAACTTGAATTTCCAGTGAATTATGAGTTGGATCGATTCATTAAAGCTACTGAGGAAAGACTTCAATGCCATGATCGTTTCTGCTTATTGTTTTCTGCATGAGGAACACAAatcaggagggaggagaaaaagaagctgtttccacatgagaggaaaaataaaatgaaaaaaacaaacaaacaaacaaaaaaaaaaaacaatccctGGATATCTGTTTTTGCATAAAACCAAAATCAAGCTACTGTACGGAGAAAAGATGTATATACATTTAGCTGTGACGGTCCAGGCTGTGGCAATCCCGCTGAAAGCaaaccaaagaaatgaaaaattaaaaatatgtctCTGTTCTTCTCTACAAAACAAAAGCCTCCTCGGTGTCATCTTATATATATCTCGCACTTTGTGTCATCTATAAAAGCGGTCGTATAATAAATTACAATCTCATTAACattactaaaaaataaaatcaaatgtctACGAGCAAGTTCCCCCGTGTGATAAAGCAACACAGACGATAGAAGATGAACAAAAtggctgaaatgaaatgcatgGCAACGAcctgacaaataaatgaaaagaacagcttgtgaataataataataataataataataataataataatttgtgttcATGTGAATCCTGACCCTCTCCTCACAGAATAAATAAGCTGAATGGCCTGCAGTTTCCCAGCAGTGTTCTGCATGCAGAGCGGCTCTGTGCTGTCTGGCTGACAGATGGGACTCAGGCGATGCTCACCCTCAGCTGGACTCCACTGGACTGGGGCTGCAGCCTTTACTAGCCTCCAGTTTACTCCATTAACGCAGTTCCTTTGACCCCCCACTCCCCATCcccaaccctcctcctcctaccttCCCTCGCCCCCCTTTTGCACCACCAACCGACCCATCACTGCTGGACGCACAATTTAAGAGCTACAAAACTAAACGcctttgcattttgttttcccctttttgttttttttttacgcgcaggaacaaaaacagaaatgtgttttgtgatttgATATAAAAGTGGCGAATGGAAAGCATTCAGCTTTTCGACTAAAAACCAGGtatccctcctccccctcccgcTCTTTTTTTCCTCGTCAAGTATAATTTCAATACACAATAGGGGCTACACCTTGAAACTGCGTCGACTGGAGTCACAGTGCTGGGCATGTATCCTCGGAGAACACAACACAGGCTTATGTTCCTTTTAGctctggagaggaaaaaaaataaaatgtcctgtCCTCCCCTCACTCATTTTCCATTTCTCAGATATTCACTGCAGATATTGTGTGAGTACTCACTGCAATCTATTATACATAAAACACCCACTATAGCGTCTCATAGTCCAGTGATTTATATATAACCTTGGGGATAAATAAAAAGGATAAACATGTCCTGGAGAAGCGGTCCAAAAGAGTTCATTGGACCGGGGTCTGGACCCCGTGGTGCGGCGGCGTGTCCCCGTACACATCCTCGCTCCCCGGCAGAGCTCCTGGAGGGGTCATGcgtttctccttctgtctcctgTTACAAAACCAAACCCTCACCACTTCTTTCTCCAGGTGCAGACTGTCCGCCAGGCTGATTATTTCCGACGCTGCCGGTTTAGGGCACTTCAAAAAATGGCTCTCCAAAGCTCCCTTTACGCTTACCTCGATTGAAGTCcgttttttccttttcctcccctGCGCCGCGATTTTGTCCAGGCTGGTCGGGCTGCCCGAGGTGGAGTCCGCCTCCTCCAACCACTTGTTCAACAGAGGCTTCAGCTTGCACATGTTTTTGAAGCTGAGCTGCAGGGCCTCAAACCTGCATATGGTGGTTTGGGAAAACACATTTCCGTACAGGGTCCCCAGGGCGAGTCCCACGTCCGCCTGCGTGAAGCCCAGCTTGATCCTCCGCTGTTTGAACTGCTTGGCGAACTGCTCCAGGTCGTCCGAGGTCGGCGTATCCTCGTCCGAATGGTCGTGGTGGCTCTGCGGCCGGTGCTGGTGCTGATGCTGGGACGGAGGGTGGCCGTGTTCGCTGAGGTGCGGGCTGTGGTGGTCGTCATGACTGTCTCTTAGGTTGTGGTGGTGCATCCCCTGCCCGCTGCCTGGGATCAGCCCGTTGACGCTGAAGCCCGGCTGGGAGTAAATAAGGCTTTGGCCGTTCGTCGTAGCCATGCTCGGTATGTGCGCCGCGGTGGTGGTTCTCCACGCCCGGCCGTCGTGGTGGTTCCCGTGCGTCTGGTGCACCAGGTGGGGTGGCCGTGACTGGTGCTGCAGGTTGCTGCTGGAGTTGTGCATCTCGTCCCGGGCGCCCTGCACCGCGGGTTTGATGTCCTGCTCCGCGCCAAGCGGGCTGGAGGACCACGGGGCTCCCTCTCCGTGGGACAGCGCCGTGATCCACTGGTGTGCGTGGCTGAGCGTGTGGCTGTTGCTCTGCAGCGGGTAGTCGCTCTGCAACAGGCTCTGCGCGTCCCGGTACGCCGTGGCTTGCTGCATGCTGCCGGGCTCCGAGTGCACGATGGATGCGCTGGAGGTGAGGATGTTGTAGTGGTTAGACGCTGCGGTCGCCATGACTCTCGGAGCCGGACTGGTCGCTCTTATTAAAGGAACCTCGCATTTGACAGATCCTCTCCTGCCCACAGGCGGCTCCCAGGCGCTCTGCCAAGTGGACGCCGAGGCGCACCTGGACTCAGCCCCGCCCCTGGTGCTCATTGGACGTCAAAGGATGATGGACGTGGTTACCAATGGCAACGACGCGATGATTGGCTGCGGGGAACTCTCCACAAACACTACTCTCTTTGTTGGAGAGGTGCGAGTTGAGGCTCCCGTGGAAGCGGAGAGCCGGAGTGCAGCATGGGGAGACGGAGCGCCGGGATCAGCAGTGCAACTGTAAGATACAGTTGATTTACTTTGATACTCGTGTTCTATCAAGAGTCAGGCTGAAGGTAGACAGCAGGAAGATTAATACTCAGCTCTGTTGTGCAGGATACACACTTATTTACCGAGCTAAACTGTTTGCTGTTAATTGTTTAAATTCTGCgcatatttataatattaaatgttGTGGAAACGTGTGTGTAACATCCTAATTTCGACGAGGTGATGTGGACTTTTTAATTGcagcaaagtctgttaaatTTCAGATGACATGCAGATCTTTTAATCTGCACATTCATAAAGAGACGAGGCCTGTTTGAAGGAAAGGTAAATGTTTTTTAGGAGAGctgatgttgtttgtgtgtgcatatgaatATGTCTGTTATTtgtgcagctttgtgtgtgtgtgtgtgtgacagaatatGCATGTAGCATTTGTCTTAAAGTTTTCAGAGTTTTCAGAGATCaactattcattttaattaaaagataaaataaattcaatgaCATTTTAAACTCATACAACAAGCTAAATATTTGTAAAtctatttaataaaaaaaatcaacaggcACACTGACATGACTGTTAAAGTCAAGCAGGCATTGTGCAATAAATCTATAATTAAATTTATAACTAGTTTGTTTTCAAATGGAGATATCtgctgaagtaaaaaaaactctgGCATGTTTCAATGAAATCAGTTTTATTGGAGAAAAATCATCcttgtaataaaatgtaaataaatt
Protein-coding regions in this window:
- the pou3f2b gene encoding POU domain, class 3, transcription factor 2, giving the protein MATAASNHYNILTSSASIVHSEPGSMQQATAYRDAQSLLQSDYPLQSNSHTLSHAHQWITALSHGEGAPWSSSPLGAEQDIKPAVQGARDEMHNSSSNLQHQSRPPHLVHQTHGNHHDGRAWRTTTAAHIPSMATTNGQSLIYSQPGFSVNGLIPGSGQGMHHHNLRDSHDDHHSPHLSEHGHPPSQHQHQHRPQSHHDHSDEDTPTSDDLEQFAKQFKQRRIKLGFTQADVGLALGTLYGNVFSQTTICRFEALQLSFKNMCKLKPLLNKWLEEADSTSGSPTSLDKIAAQGRKRKKRTSIEVSVKGALESHFLKCPKPAASEIISLADSLHLEKEVVRVWFCNRRQKEKRMTPPGALPGSEDVYGDTPPHHGVQTPVQ